The proteins below come from a single Chryseobacterium capnotolerans genomic window:
- a CDS encoding polysaccharide deacetylase family protein: protein MKYIKQSAMVLAATVFLVSGFKANDGIGKRSPKEEKLPVTKRYWPNGAQLVISVSMQFETGGQPEGAESPFSNTPLPKGYPDLPAESWYRYGGNEGIYRMLDLWKKYNIKVTSHVVGTAAEKYPEIAKAIANGGHEIAAHGIAWDNQWNKSYDEELQFVKQGVDAVAKITGQKAVGYNCNWLRRSPNTLKVLQELGFLYHIDDLSHDEPFITRVKGRNFVVIPYTLRNNDIVNIEGKHWSPDQFLAQLKFEFDRLYEEGGTKRRMMSISFHDRIGGTPAMVHAMEEFIKYTKEKQGVVFMRKDDIAKMVMNDPDTPVDNSEAVFNN, encoded by the coding sequence ATGAAATATATAAAACAATCAGCAATGGTGCTTGCTGCAACAGTGTTTTTAGTATCCGGATTTAAAGCTAATGATGGTATTGGAAAAAGAAGTCCAAAAGAAGAAAAACTTCCTGTAACTAAAAGATATTGGCCTAATGGTGCCCAATTGGTCATTTCTGTATCGATGCAGTTTGAAACAGGTGGACAGCCTGAAGGGGCGGAAAGTCCTTTTAGTAATACTCCACTTCCTAAAGGTTATCCGGATCTTCCTGCAGAAAGCTGGTATCGCTATGGTGGAAATGAAGGGATTTACCGGATGCTGGATCTTTGGAAAAAATATAATATCAAAGTAACCTCTCATGTAGTAGGAACTGCTGCTGAGAAATATCCGGAAATTGCAAAAGCTATTGCTAATGGTGGTCATGAGATTGCAGCTCATGGAATTGCCTGGGACAATCAGTGGAATAAAAGTTATGATGAAGAATTACAGTTTGTAAAACAGGGGGTGGATGCCGTAGCAAAAATTACAGGACAGAAAGCTGTGGGTTACAACTGTAACTGGCTGAGAAGGAGTCCGAATACCCTAAAAGTATTGCAGGAATTGGGCTTCCTTTATCATATTGATGATCTCAGCCACGATGAACCTTTCATTACCAGGGTAAAAGGAAGAAACTTTGTGGTAATTCCCTACACCCTTCGTAATAATGATATTGTCAATATTGAAGGGAAACACTGGAGTCCGGATCAGTTTCTTGCTCAATTGAAGTTTGAATTTGACAGGCTTTATGAGGAAGGAGGAACAAAAAGAAGAATGATGAGCATCAGTTTCCATGACCGGATTGGCGGAACTCCGGCAATGGTACATGCAATGGAAGAATTTATTAAATATACAAAAGAAAAACAAGGTGTGGTCTTTATGAGAAAAGATGATATTGCTAAAATGGTGATGAATGATCCGGACACTCCGGTTGATAACAGTGAAGCAGTCTTCAATAACTAA
- a CDS encoding zinc-dependent metalloprotease, with the protein MLQQINLNFNGINTDSNTIDSYFQPIRGTLSIEFRLAKIDPTGKATSGVVFHPFKSGYGNGGGYDAQIGADAWDNTKYMNVYIQNDLYADKDLYQSGVAWYPDSYMSSVNTARVVYNGRYIYDAAGTVASNEFSDTFTHEFGHWLNLQHTFNVLCSTANPGNDGDGVADTPVENNSSGLGCTTGNNCLGQKVNVENYMGYNGSAGCYKMFTNGQVNRMLAALNHPSRINLWQPANLAATGVANTPPKLTLSNSTFTENLNNNGAVSLDGTVASAPKSTITLNGATFAVPNGTTLIAGTHFTSSLPAGLTAAIAVTSPTTAALTINGAATSHPKSQVLNSAITFLNPAITGGVTSLGSTTSLALTFSYKDPYKIVTGTPLESYANPNPTTVTTNSGAPWKYFIINPELSDDAGYGAWYYGANQLKLETYWKGLVCGVGTRNISLIPSCTTISNANNIGYPTGTPGQLDVYTPTYTTWSGQTAYVGFRNQFEGYNINGYFKLNVGANGSGYSVTEFAYNTQPYGSITTPCALSSPLSTSDVDTTNSETSIYPNPVSDVLNIKTKGEIKSISVYDMSGRKMNAKVIGDKVDVKHFLSGTYLIDIETSLGKSSQKFIKK; encoded by the coding sequence TTGCTGCAACAAATCAACTTAAACTTCAATGGAATTAATACCGATTCAAACACTATAGATTCTTACTTCCAGCCTATTAGAGGTACATTAAGCATTGAATTCCGCTTAGCTAAAATTGACCCAACCGGAAAAGCAACAAGCGGAGTGGTATTTCATCCTTTCAAAAGTGGATATGGCAACGGAGGCGGATATGATGCACAAATTGGCGCAGATGCATGGGATAATACAAAGTATATGAATGTGTATATACAAAATGACCTATATGCTGATAAAGATTTATATCAATCAGGAGTTGCCTGGTACCCGGATTCATACATGTCTTCAGTAAATACAGCAAGAGTTGTTTATAATGGCCGTTATATATATGATGCTGCAGGAACCGTGGCTTCAAACGAGTTTTCTGATACATTCACTCACGAATTTGGGCATTGGTTAAATCTTCAACACACGTTCAATGTTCTTTGCTCAACGGCGAATCCTGGTAATGATGGTGACGGAGTTGCCGACACCCCTGTAGAAAATAATTCTTCCGGATTAGGATGTACAACTGGAAACAATTGTCTTGGACAAAAAGTGAACGTTGAAAACTATATGGGATACAATGGTTCCGCTGGTTGTTATAAAATGTTTACCAATGGACAAGTTAACAGAATGTTAGCCGCATTAAATCACCCGTCAAGAATAAATTTATGGCAGCCTGCCAACTTAGCGGCAACAGGAGTTGCCAATACTCCGCCTAAATTAACCCTTAGCAACAGTACCTTTACAGAGAACTTAAACAATAATGGAGCGGTGTCATTAGATGGAACAGTAGCATCTGCTCCTAAATCAACCATTACGCTAAACGGAGCAACATTTGCCGTACCGAATGGAACAACTCTTATTGCAGGAACACATTTCACTTCTTCATTACCAGCAGGACTAACAGCAGCTATAGCAGTTACAAGCCCTACTACTGCTGCACTTACCATAAACGGTGCAGCAACCAGTCATCCTAAAAGTCAGGTCTTGAATTCAGCAATTACGTTCCTAAATCCTGCTATAACAGGAGGTGTAACTTCATTAGGTTCAACTACATCTTTGGCATTAACTTTTTCTTACAAAGATCCCTATAAAATAGTTACAGGAACTCCTCTGGAAAGTTATGCCAATCCAAACCCAACAACAGTAACCACCAATTCCGGAGCACCTTGGAAATACTTTATCATTAACCCGGAGCTTAGTGATGATGCAGGGTATGGCGCTTGGTACTATGGCGCCAATCAATTAAAATTGGAAACCTATTGGAAAGGATTAGTATGTGGAGTAGGGACAAGAAATATTAGTTTAATTCCATCTTGTACCACTATAAGTAATGCAAATAATATAGGTTATCCAACGGGTACTCCTGGACAACTTGACGTGTACACCCCTACATACACTACCTGGTCTGGCCAAACCGCTTATGTTGGTTTTAGAAACCAATTCGAAGGCTACAATATTAACGGCTATTTCAAACTGAATGTTGGGGCCAATGGTTCAGGTTATTCTGTAACTGAGTTTGCATATAATACACAACCATATGGCAGTATTACAACACCTTGTGCATTATCATCACCATTATCCACTTCAGACGTTGATACAACAAATTCAGAAACATCCATTTATCCGAATCCAGTTTCTGATGTATTGAATATTAAAACAAAAGGGGAAATTAAATCAATTTCTGTTTACGACATGTCTGGAAGAAAAATGAATGCTAAAGTTATTGGCGATAAGGTTGATGTTAAACACTTCCTAAGCGGAACTTATTTAATTGATATTGAGACTTCTTTAGGGAAATCTTCCCAGAAATTCATTAAAAAATAG
- a CDS encoding phosphoadenylyl-sulfate reductase — protein MENSLKNEFEKLKEETSGTSSQQDILQLLTEKFPGGVVFSTSFSYEDQVITHLIKNLNVDIFTLDTGRLFEQTYETWASTKAFFKKEIKAYYPDTEELKKFVSENGPNSFYQSVEQRKACCTIRKVHPLKSALKGYKIWITGLRAEHSPNRQNMPALEWDEDNQIIKFHPLLHWNTEQVTDYVKTHQLPYNYLHKKGFVSIGCEPCTRAIQEGEDFRAGRWWWEDANKKECGLHIHQ, from the coding sequence ATGGAAAACAGTCTGAAAAACGAGTTCGAAAAATTGAAAGAAGAAACCTCCGGGACGTCTTCTCAACAAGATATTTTACAATTATTGACAGAAAAATTTCCGGGTGGAGTAGTATTCTCAACAAGTTTCAGCTACGAAGATCAGGTGATCACTCATCTGATAAAAAATCTGAACGTAGACATTTTTACATTGGATACGGGAAGGCTTTTTGAACAGACTTATGAAACATGGGCTTCTACAAAAGCTTTCTTCAAAAAAGAAATCAAAGCCTATTACCCGGATACTGAAGAACTGAAAAAATTTGTATCAGAAAACGGACCCAATTCATTTTATCAATCCGTAGAACAAAGGAAAGCCTGCTGCACGATCAGAAAAGTGCATCCTTTGAAATCTGCTTTAAAAGGATATAAAATATGGATCACCGGTTTAAGGGCAGAACATTCCCCAAACAGGCAGAATATGCCGGCACTGGAATGGGACGAAGATAATCAGATCATTAAGTTTCACCCACTTCTTCACTGGAATACAGAGCAAGTGACAGATTACGTTAAAACCCATCAACTTCCTTACAACTATCTTCATAAAAAAGGATTTGTAAGCATTGGATGTGAGCCTTGTACAAGAGCCATCCAGGAAGGAGAAGATTTCAGAGCAGGCCGATGGTGGTGGGAAGATGCCAATAAAAAAGAATGCGGTCTCCATATTCATCAATAA
- the cysD gene encoding sulfate adenylyltransferase subunit CysD, translated as MSTYHLDYLDQLEAESIYILREVAGQFERPALLFSGGKDSIVLAHLASKAFRYGKIPFKFVHVDTGHNFPEVLNFRDQLVNKLEVDLVVRKVEDTIKKKSLTEPKGKFPSRNWLQTYTLLDTIEEFEFDACIGGARRDEEKARAKERIFSVRDEFGQWDPKLQRPELWSIFNGKIHKGENVRVFPISNWTELDIWNYIRREKIELPSIYFSHDREVVDLNGQWIANSDHATLETDDVITVKKIRYRTVGDMTCTAAVESKATTIDAVIEEIVATRISERGETRIDDRVTEAAMEDRKKGGYF; from the coding sequence ATGTCAACATATCATTTAGATTACCTGGATCAGTTGGAAGCTGAATCTATTTATATTTTAAGGGAAGTAGCAGGACAATTTGAACGTCCGGCACTTCTGTTCAGCGGTGGAAAGGATAGTATTGTGCTGGCTCATTTAGCCTCAAAAGCTTTCCGTTACGGAAAAATACCTTTCAAGTTTGTTCATGTAGATACAGGACACAACTTTCCTGAGGTTCTGAATTTTAGAGATCAACTTGTGAATAAATTAGAAGTTGATCTGGTAGTTCGTAAAGTAGAAGATACCATTAAAAAGAAAAGCTTAACAGAACCTAAAGGAAAATTTCCAAGCAGAAACTGGTTACAAACCTATACTTTGCTTGATACCATAGAAGAATTTGAATTTGATGCCTGCATCGGAGGAGCCCGAAGAGATGAAGAAAAAGCCCGGGCTAAAGAAAGAATCTTCTCAGTTCGTGATGAATTCGGGCAATGGGATCCTAAACTGCAACGTCCTGAATTATGGAGCATCTTCAACGGAAAAATCCATAAAGGAGAAAATGTAAGAGTTTTCCCAATCAGCAACTGGACAGAACTTGACATATGGAATTATATCCGAAGAGAAAAAATTGAACTCCCTTCCATTTACTTCTCGCATGACAGGGAAGTGGTAGACCTTAACGGACAATGGATTGCCAATTCTGACCATGCAACCTTGGAAACAGATGATGTAATTACCGTAAAAAAAATAAGATACAGAACAGTAGGAGACATGACCTGTACTGCAGCCGTAGAATCAAAAGCAACAACCATTGATGCTGTGATTGAAGAAATTGTTGCCACCAGAATTTCTGAACGCGGAGAAACCAGAATTGATGACCGTGTGACCGAAGCAGCGATGGAAGACCGTAAAAAAGGAGGCTATTTTTAG
- a CDS encoding GNAT family N-acetyltransferase, whose amino-acid sequence MYYKNDTIIIREFTPQELHLFLDLFTSENVTRYLPYKSPEEFKEMFEKALSDYKEGPFSRWGIFNAQNDDFVGMCLARTFHHHPDNTEIGYILGENYWGKGIGTQICQALVDYCLSTDEKRDIVAVTDLDNIGSQKVLLKCGFNRNENLIEENRELAYFLYSKESE is encoded by the coding sequence ATGTACTATAAAAACGATACTATCATCATCCGGGAATTCACTCCTCAGGAACTTCATTTATTTTTAGATCTATTTACAAGCGAAAATGTTACCCGTTATCTGCCTTATAAATCTCCCGAAGAATTTAAAGAAATGTTTGAAAAAGCATTATCAGATTATAAAGAAGGGCCGTTCAGCAGATGGGGAATATTTAATGCTCAGAATGATGATTTTGTAGGAATGTGTTTGGCAAGAACTTTTCATCATCATCCCGACAACACAGAAATCGGATATATCCTTGGAGAAAACTATTGGGGAAAAGGTATCGGAACCCAGATATGCCAGGCACTTGTGGACTATTGTCTATCAACAGACGAAAAAAGAGATATTGTTGCTGTAACGGATCTTGATAATATTGGTTCCCAAAAAGTACTTCTCAAATGTGGATTTAACCGAAATGAAAATCTGATAGAAGAAAACAGAGAACTGGCTTATTTTTTATATTCAAAAGAATCAGAATAG
- a CDS encoding sulfate adenylyltransferase subunit 1 gives MDILRFITAGSVDDGKSTLIGRLLYDSKSILQDQLEVLEKHSKNKNDDGVDLALLTDGLRAEREQGITIDVAYRYFSTSKRKFIIADAPGHVQYTRNMITGASNSDLMVILIDARQGVIEQTRRHSIIASLLKLKKVAVAINKMDMVKYSQEVFETIKADYAKIAENLGLNDVSYFPISALKGDNIVSKSAQTDWYQGTSLLEYLENVTLNEELNTGSRFQVQYVIRPQTEELHDYRGYAGQVLSGKFQKGDLIHILPAGITSEIAKIEINGIEKEEAFEGQPVVIHVTNDIDISRGDIFATEEQLPVVEKDLEVLLCWLDQKSLQPGNKYLLQQNSRLIRTVVKEIDYKIDVNTLTQEKAEGDIKLNEVVKVTLRTAQPLVYDSFINNKRTGSAILVDETSNSTVAACIIQ, from the coding sequence ATGGATATATTAAGATTTATAACAGCAGGAAGCGTAGATGACGGTAAAAGTACCCTTATCGGAAGACTGCTATACGATAGTAAAAGTATTTTACAGGACCAGTTAGAAGTACTGGAAAAACATTCTAAAAACAAAAATGATGACGGCGTAGACCTTGCTCTTCTTACAGACGGATTACGTGCTGAAAGAGAGCAGGGGATCACCATTGATGTTGCTTACAGGTATTTTTCAACCTCAAAAAGAAAATTTATCATTGCCGATGCACCCGGTCACGTACAATATACAAGAAACATGATTACCGGAGCTTCCAACTCTGATCTGATGGTCATTCTGATCGATGCTAGACAAGGCGTGATTGAACAAACAAGAAGGCATTCAATCATCGCTTCGTTATTAAAACTGAAGAAAGTAGCCGTAGCCATTAATAAAATGGACATGGTGAAATATTCACAGGAAGTATTTGAAACCATTAAAGCAGATTATGCTAAAATTGCAGAAAACCTTGGATTAAATGACGTAAGCTATTTCCCGATTTCAGCATTGAAAGGAGACAATATTGTATCCAAGTCAGCTCAAACAGATTGGTACCAGGGAACTTCACTTTTAGAATATCTGGAAAATGTTACCCTGAATGAAGAGTTAAATACCGGAAGTCGTTTTCAGGTTCAGTATGTTATTCGTCCTCAGACTGAGGAATTGCACGATTACAGAGGATATGCAGGACAGGTTTTAAGTGGAAAGTTTCAGAAAGGAGACCTAATCCACATCCTTCCGGCAGGAATTACCAGCGAAATTGCTAAAATCGAGATCAACGGAATTGAAAAAGAAGAAGCCTTTGAAGGACAACCTGTTGTGATTCATGTAACCAATGATATAGATATCAGCAGAGGAGATATTTTTGCCACCGAAGAACAGCTTCCTGTAGTTGAAAAAGATCTTGAAGTCCTGTTATGCTGGCTCGACCAAAAATCGTTGCAGCCTGGTAATAAATACCTTTTACAGCAAAACAGCAGACTGATAAGAACCGTAGTGAAAGAGATTGATTATAAGATTGATGTGAATACCCTTACCCAGGAAAAAGCAGAAGGCGATATTAAGCTGAACGAAGTGGTAAAAGTAACCCTACGAACGGCACAGCCTTTGGTCTATGATAGTTTTATCAATAACAAAAGAACAGGTTCTGCAATTTTGGTAGATGAAACATCCAATTCAACGGTTGCAGCCTGCATAATTCAGTAA
- a CDS encoding RrF2 family transcriptional regulator: MMSKRCKYALKAMVRLARNYNQGYLPTSIIAQDENIPKKFLEQILLELKRAKLVNSKQGKIGGYYLLKSPDDVSLADIYRIFDGPIALTPCVSLNFYEACDDCVDEAECYLRNELIIVREKTRNSMLEATLTKFINKK, translated from the coding sequence ATGATGTCCAAACGTTGCAAATACGCGCTGAAAGCAATGGTCAGATTAGCAAGAAATTACAATCAAGGCTATCTGCCCACTTCTATTATTGCACAGGATGAGAACATTCCCAAAAAATTTCTGGAGCAAATCCTTCTTGAACTTAAAAGAGCTAAACTTGTAAACAGTAAGCAAGGGAAAATAGGAGGTTACTATCTGCTAAAATCTCCTGATGATGTATCTTTAGCGGATATCTACCGTATTTTTGACGGACCTATTGCATTGACGCCTTGCGTATCCTTAAACTTCTACGAAGCATGTGATGATTGTGTAGATGAAGCAGAATGTTACCTTAGAAATGAATTAATCATCGTTCGTGAAAAAACCAGAAATAGCATGCTGGAGGCCACTCTGACCAAGTTTATCAATAAAAAATAA
- a CDS encoding AraC family ligand binding domain-containing protein, whose amino-acid sequence MKRIVNFNSFNVFSIEKESWDIEYHNHNFYELIIIENGKGTHHLNGITFPYQKGDIFLLRPSDAHEFTIQNKTRFIYIKFTEEYLWENLLMNKTNELKKIIQLLMEDRSFVYESVIKNKSDRAHLLQLSRILLHEFSHKNLYNKEISIDLFQQFLPFSPEIP is encoded by the coding sequence ATGAAAAGAATTGTCAACTTCAATTCCTTTAACGTTTTCAGCATCGAAAAAGAGAGCTGGGACATAGAATATCACAATCATAACTTCTATGAACTGATTATCATTGAAAATGGAAAAGGTACCCATCATCTGAACGGCATTACATTTCCTTATCAAAAAGGAGATATATTTCTCCTCAGACCCAGTGATGCTCATGAATTTACCATTCAAAATAAAACCAGATTCATCTATATAAAATTTACAGAAGAATATCTCTGGGAAAACCTTTTGATGAATAAGACAAATGAACTTAAGAAAATTATTCAGCTATTGATGGAGGACCGATCTTTTGTATATGAATCAGTGATTAAAAATAAATCAGACAGAGCGCACCTTCTTCAGCTATCACGTATTCTTTTGCATGAATTCAGCCACAAAAATTTATACAATAAAGAAATTTCAATAGATCTTTTTCAACAATTTTTACCATTCTCACCAGAAATACCATGA
- the epsC gene encoding serine O-acetyltransferase EpsC — MSVSNQFIERIQQSKEHKTHGFFDRARVKVFVKELYKVLFLPQQVNTPDQLKQDFAQLQDHLSILINTITRDQDLTEVQVNAFFEALPQIYSHLVQDAQSILEFDPAAASLEEIYLAYPGYFATYVYRISHQLWNQEIPVLPRVISEYAHSKTGIDIHPGAVIGEYFFIDHGTGIVIGETTTIGDHVKIYQGVTLGALNVSKEKANQKRHPNIEDHVIIYSGATILGGNTTIGRDSIIGGNVWITQDVPPNSLVYNKSEIRIKDNNPLPESLTFVI, encoded by the coding sequence ATGTCAGTTTCAAACCAATTTATAGAAAGAATTCAACAGAGTAAAGAGCATAAAACCCATGGATTCTTCGACAGAGCAAGAGTAAAGGTTTTTGTAAAAGAATTGTATAAAGTATTGTTTCTTCCACAGCAAGTCAATACTCCCGATCAGCTGAAACAGGATTTTGCCCAACTGCAGGATCATCTTTCAATCCTGATTAACACAATAACAAGAGACCAAGATCTTACCGAAGTACAGGTGAATGCTTTTTTTGAGGCTTTGCCCCAGATCTACAGCCACCTCGTTCAGGATGCACAGTCCATCCTTGAATTTGATCCGGCAGCAGCCTCTCTAGAAGAAATATACCTTGCATACCCGGGATATTTTGCAACTTATGTTTACAGAATTTCCCATCAACTCTGGAACCAGGAAATACCGGTTTTACCTCGTGTCATTTCAGAATACGCACACAGCAAAACGGGAATTGATATTCATCCCGGAGCAGTGATTGGAGAATATTTCTTCATCGATCATGGAACCGGAATTGTCATTGGAGAAACTACTACTATTGGCGATCATGTCAAAATATACCAGGGAGTAACCCTTGGTGCCTTGAATGTCTCCAAAGAAAAAGCCAACCAGAAAAGGCATCCTAATATTGAGGACCATGTCATTATTTATTCGGGAGCAACCATTCTGGGTGGAAATACAACCATAGGCAGGGACAGTATTATTGGGGGAAATGTATGGATTACACAGGATGTACCACCCAATTCCTTGGTCTATAACAAAAGCGAAATAAGAATAAAGGATAACAATCCGTTACCGGAATCATTAACCTTTGTAATATAA